One part of the Ziziphus jujuba cultivar Dongzao chromosome 2, ASM3175591v1 genome encodes these proteins:
- the LOC132800555 gene encoding receptor like protein 22-like codes for MQLIDLAGNQLSGSVPASFGNIKAMTQVQNHNNYHLYGGLNGYYAENFVVTAKNQHLEFTKSLSLVVSLDLSGNNLNGDLPGEITNLLGLVFLNLSRNHISGHIPESISRLTQLSSLDLSHNKFSGAIPQILGSLSFLGYLNLSDNDFTGKIPYNDQMITFSASSYVGNHGLCGSPLDVKCPGDEDDDDTDNDRPFTRIIVMVVAS; via the coding sequence ATGCAGCTCATTGACTTGGCAGGAAATCAGTTAAGTGGCAGCGTACCTGCTAGTTTTGGAAATATCAAAGCTATGACCCAAGTTCAAAACCATAACAATTATCATTTATATGGGGGTTTGAATGGCTATTATGCAGAAAATTTTGTTGTGACCGCAAAAAACCAGCATCTGGAATTCACCAAGAGCCTCTCCCTTGTTGTTAGCTTAGATCTCTCGGGAAATAATTTGAATGGAGATCTTCCTGGAGAGATAACAAATTTGTTGGGCTTAGTGTTTCTGAACTTGTCCAGAAACCATATCAGTGGACACATTCCCGAAAGCATTTCGAGGTTGACACAATTGTCATCACTTGATCTCTCACACAATAAGTTTTCAGGTGCTATTCCTCAAATTTTGGGATCGCTCTCATTTTTGGGGTATCTGAATCTATCAGACAATGACTTCACTGGTAAGATTCCCTACAACGATCAAATGATCACTTTTAGTGCATCCTCTTATGTTGGAAATCATGGCCTTTGTGGTAGTCCACTTGATGTAAAATGTCCAGGTGATGAAGACGATGATGATACAGATAATGATCGACCATTCACAAGGATAATAGTAATGGTGGTAGCTTCATAG